The window TTTATGAATATTTGTGTCCTTGTCAGGTACCAAGTCCCATTTATTCAGCAATATTACTATACCCTTATTATACTTTGCAGCATTACGTAAAATACGTTTATCCTGTTCTTCAAAACCCCGCATGGCATCAAGCATCAGCAACGCTACATCACACTCTTTAAGGGCACGGTCTGTCCGTACTGTGCTATAGAACTCTACATTCTCTTTTACTTTGGCCTTCTTGCGGAGCCCGGCTGTATCAATCAGAATGTATTCGTTTTCATTATAGATCAGTTTGCTGTTAATCGAATCGCGCGTAGTACCTGGAATATCTGTTACAATACAGCGTTCGTCATCTAAAAGAGCATTTATAAAACTACTTTTACCCACATTTGGTCGCCCTACAACGGTTAATTTTGGGATAGATGATTCGGGCTCATCTTTTTCTTCCGGAAGTAATTCGGTAAGCTTATCGAGCAGATCGCCTGTTCCACGCCCGCTTAATGCAGAAATAGGATGTAACTCTTCAAAACCCAATCCATAGAATTCGGTGGCATTGAGCTCACGTTCCTCATTATCGGCTTTGTTTGCAACCAGCAGTACAGGTTTTTCTTCCTGACGTAACATTTGGGCAACAGACTGATCCAAACTGGTAATACCAGCCTCGGTATCAACGACAAAAAGAATGACATCGGATTCTTCAATAGCAATATGAACCTGTTCCCGAATGCCCTGAATCATAATATCCGTTTCATCGGGTAAATATCCGCCGGTATCAATTACATTAAATTCACGCCCGTTCCAGAACGATTCACCATAATGTCGATCACGTGTTACACCGTATTGGTCGTCAACAATTGCTTTACGGCTGCCAATAAGCCGATTAAAAATAGTAGATTTGCCTACATTGGGCCGCCCTACGATAGAAACTACAGGGAGCATGTGGTATTTATTATTTATATTTTATTTTCAATGACAAGCCACAAAAATAACGAATTTAACGATCAAAGTAGAGTATAAACTCAATGCTTGAAACCTTTTATAATAACTTCGGCTTTTTAGGATCTATAACGGTAGCATTTTTAATTTTTATCGCTTTTATATTTTGGATGGCCGGTATAGCAGGCATTTCTCAGATGAAAAAATCAAAAAGTAAAACTCTCAAACTTATTTCTTCTATCCTGTTCCCTCCCTATCCTATTATATGGGTCTTTGTTGATATGTATCGGCAAAGCCAGCTAATGAAAGAGAAAGAAATTAAATAAGCAATGGCTTCAAAAGCTTCAGGAAAGCCTTTCTCACGACGAAGGCAAACCGATATTTTTTTGGGATCACTGAAGGGGGAAAAACGAACGATACCTATCGATTTCAACAAACTTCGGTTAGCCGCGAAAGAACATCTTTCCGATGAAGCCTATGCCTATATTGCCGGTTCGGCGGGGCGTGAATCAACAAAACGAGCAAATCGGGACGGTTTTAGCCAGTGGAAGATTGTGCCTCGGATGTTAAACGATGTATCACAATGTGATACCGAAATTACACTCTTTGGAAATCGCTACCCTGCCCCATTTCTACTTGCACCCATTGGAGTGTTAGATATGGCGCATCCCGGTGCCGACTTGGCTGTTGCGAAAGCGGCTGCTTCCGAAGATATTCCATTTATTTTTTCAAGCCAGGCTTCGGTTGATATGGAGACTTGTAGCTCCGCTATGGGTAATTCGCCGCGCTGGTTTCAATTATACTGGAGTACTTCGAACGAGCTGGTGGAAAGTTTTGTACGTCGCGCTGAATCCTGTGGATGCGAAGCGATCGTTTTAACGCTCGACACCACGATGCTGGGTTGGCGACCACGTGACCTGGATTTAGATTATCTTCCTTTTTTGCGCGGACGAGGAATTGCTCAGTACAGCAGCGATCCGGTGTTCCAAAGGTTGATGCAAACGGAACTCGGAGATGCAGACGAGCCACCTAAATTAACGTGGAGTTCAATAAAAGCACTGATTCAAATGGCTAAGAATTATCCCGGTGGCTTTTGGAATAATCTACTATCTAAAGACCCGCGCAGAGCGGTAAAAACATTTATTGAATGTTATTCGCGCCCCTCTTTAACGTGGGATGATCTTTCATTTCTGCGATCGCTCACTGATTTGCCCATTCTCTTAAAAGGCATTCTCAATCCTAATGATGCGAAAAAAGCCATCGAGCATGATATGGATGGCATCATTGTATCAAATCATGGGGGGCGCCAGGTTGATGGAGCTATTAGTGCCATTGAGGCACTGCCTAACATCATAAAAGAAGTTAATGGCGATATACCAGTACTAATGGATAGTGGTATTCGATCGGGCAGCGATATGTATAAAGCAATCGCTTTGGGAGCTGATGCCGTATTGTTAGGGCGACCATATACGTATGGCTTGGGTATTTCGGGTGAGCAAGGCGTTCGAGAAGTCTTGAAAAACTATCGTGCAGATTTCGAATTAACGATGGCCTTATCAGGATGTAGAACCGTTTCTGAAATCTCGGAAGAGCACTTGGAATCGGTATAACATCAAATAGAATTCGTCTTTTTATTTTTACCCTTACAAAGATATATTCCATGCTTTACTCAGGGTATTCAGAATTATCTCATAAAAGAAATATATGCTTAACGAACCGTCATTTGTACCACAGAAAGTTGGTTGGATTGAAGTTATTTGTGGGGGGATGTTTAGCGGAAAAACAGAAGAACTTATTCGCAGAGCTAAACGTGCTCATATTGCGGGACAGAAGGTTGTAGTAGTAAAACCAAAGGTTGATAATCGGTATGATGATGAGAACGTTGTTTCTCATAACCAAAATTCGCTACCTGGTTTGGTAGTAGATACGGCCGATCAAATTGTTTTGCTCACTGGCGAAGCCGAGGTCGTCTGTATCGATGAGGCCCAATTTTTCGACAAGCAGCTTATGAACGTAGCTAATACGTTGGCCAATGACGGGAAAAGAGTTATTGTAGCTGGGCTGGATATGGATTTTGAAGGTCGTCCATTTGAACCAATGCCCCAAATGCTTGCTATTGCAGAATATGTAACTAAATTACATGCCGTATGTGCCGAAAGTGGAACTATGGCACACTATTCTCAGCGTGTGGTAGAAAATAAAGAACGGGTTTTAGTAGGTGAAACAGATGCCTATGAACCTCGAGCACGGCATTGTTATCGCCCTCCTGTTGACAAACGACGAGGAAAACCTATTACGCCCATCAAGAAACAAGATAATATAAATGAAGAAAACGGATCATGATTGATATTCTGCGTGGTATGATCGGAATGGTGGCTATTATCGGTATTTCGATGCTATTCAGTACGAACAGAAAAGCTATTAATTGGCGATTGGTTGGCACTGGACTCGGTATTCAGTTTGTGTTGGCCATCTTTATTCTTAAAGGTCGCCAGATGGCAGAATATTGGTCTCCCTTGGGATGGCCGAAAGACTTTTTTAGCTGGGTATCTTCTTTTTTCGTTATTGTGTTGGATTTTACCACGGAGGGAGCAAAATTTATTTTTGGCGATCTGGCTAAAAGTCCGGGTATGGATGGCAGTATGGGTAACTTTTTTGCTTTCCAGGTTCTTCCAACGATTATTTTCTTTGCCTCGCTCACGGCCATTCTTTACCACTACGGTATTTTACAACGCATTGTAAAGTATATGGCAAAGGGCATGCAGAAAATTATGGGTACTTCCGGTGCCGAGTCATTATCGGTAATTTCAAATATTTTTGTCGGTCAAACCGAGGCCCCTCTTGTTATTGAGCCGTACATTGAAAAAATGACGCGCTCCGAACTTTTAGCAGTTATGACCGGTGGTATGGCCACAATCGCGGGTGGTGTTATGGCAGCCTATGTACAGATGTTAGGCAATTCGTATGCACAGGCCCATGATGTAGCCCTTGATGTGGGACGATTAATGTTTGCCGAGCAGTTGTTAGGTGCAAGTTTAATGGCGGCCCCGGCTGCACTTGTTATTGCCAAAATTATGTATCCCGAAGATGATGAGCCGGTAACGAAAGGAGAAGTCGATATGAAAATTGAACAGACGGATGCCAACGGTATTGATGCAGCGGCGACGGGAGCTGGGACAGGATTAAAATTAGCTGCTAATGTTGGAGCTATGCTATTGGCATTCATCGCGTTACTTGCAATGGGAAACTACTTTCTGGAAAGTATTGGCAGTTTTACGGGCATTAATTCGCTCATTACTGATGGTAAACTAACTATTGAAAGAGTACTGGGCTGGGTTATCGCTCCTATTGCCTTTATTGTAGGGGTTCCTTGGGCAGATGCTATTAATATGGGATCTTTGCTGGGGACGAAGGTGGTACTTAATGAGTTTGTGGCTTATTTGCAGTTGTCTGAGATGGTCAGTGCCTCCGCCATTAGCGAAAAAACGGTACGAATGGCAACGTTTGCCTTGTGCGGATTTGCAAACTTTTCTTCTATTGCGATCCAGATTGGAGGCATTGGTGGCTTGGCCCCAAGTCGTAAATCAGAATTAGCAGAATTTGGTCTTAAAGCGGTACTGGCCGGTACCCTTGCCAATTTAATGACTGCCACTATTGCTGGAATATTATTTTAAAAAGATATGTTTATCGATATTCGTCGAATACCAATTTTCCTATTTTTGTTCGCATTAGGTTATCTGTTAACCACTTGCGATCAGTCTATGCAGGGGAACACCGAAAACTCGCTTGCACGAGTGGGTAACGAATACCTAACCATTGATCAAGCGGTGGATGATATTCCTGATCATGTATTAGCGGAAGACAGTGTAAATGCCCTTATGCAGTATCGGGACAGCTGGGTTCGCCAACAATTATTGCTGCAGGAAGCGAAAAGGTTGGGATTGCATCAAAAGCAAGAAATACAGAAAAAAATAGAGCAAGCCCGAGACGAGGTTTTGCGTCAGGCCCTGAAAGATTATGTATTGACTAATGCAGAGAAAGAACTAACAGCTACCGATGAGCAGGCACGTTCGTATTATCAGAAAAATAAGGATCAGTTTGTACTTGAAGAAGATTTTGTTCAATATCGGCATATGAGAACGAAAACGCTGGCTGAAGCACGTAATGCACGTCAGGATTTGTTAGGAGGCGTTCCCTGGGCTGAGGTAGCCCAAGAGTATGCTATTGATCCCTCCAGGGCTCTTAGTGAAGCTGAGCAATATTGGCCGATATCAATGGCAGCACAAGGTATTGATATTATGAACAGATACCTCAATGTCATTGGGCAGAGCGAAATATCCCCCATTCAACGTGTTAATGGTGTTTACCATTTTGTTCAATTGATGGATACTAAAGCCGAAGGCAATCATCCCGATTTAAATTGGTTAACTGAACAGATAAAGGATTGGTTAACCTTAAACAACCGGCAGCGAAATTTAAGTTCGTTCATAAAGAATCTTTATCTTAAGGCAGAATCGAATAATGAAGTCGAGACTTTTAACGTTTTATCATCTAAATCTAATCAAAACACAACGGTTCAAGACACACTTGAAAATACCTTATCGAATGAATAAAGTTTATTTACTGCTCTTTTTTGTTGTTTCATTAACATTAACCCCCTTCTTGACACACGCACAAAATAAGTCTTCTGAAAAGAAACTTGACCAAATAGTTGCTGTTGTTAATGATCATATTGTTTTAAAATCTGATGTTGATCAGGAAGTTCAACAGTATCTGATGCAGCTCCAGCAGCAGCAAAACCAACGGGTTTCGTTTAGTGATGATATTTGGTACACCGTACTGGAAAATATCATCGATCGCTATGTGATGCTGGACCAGGCTAAACGCGATTCTATTGTTGTTAGTGATGAAATGGTTGATCAGCAAATTAATCAGAGAATTAATTCATTTATTGATCAAGTTGGAAGTGAGCAAGCACTTGAAGAACAAATGGGTCAAAGTATTGTGCAAATAAGGGCCGACCTGCGGGACAATTATCGTGAACAAATGGTGGTACAGCAATTCCAACAACAAAAGCGAAATAAGGTTTCTATTACCCGTCCAGAAGTAGAAGAGTACTTTAACAAGATTCCTCAGGATTCTTTACCCCAAATTCCTGAGCAGGTAGCAGTATCACAAATTGTAGCCGTCCCCCCACCCTTGCAAGATGCACGAACTCAGGCTCGTGAACTGGCGAAACAGCTTCGCGACTCGGTGTTAAATCACGATAAAACCATCGAGGAGATGGCACGAAAGTACAGTGACGGTCCATCTGCATCATCGGATGGAAAATTACCAATGATGTCGCTCGATGACTTTGTTGCTGAGTATTCTGCGGCAGCTTCTGCACTTGAGCCCGGGGAAATATCTCAGGTTGTTGAAACCAGTTTTGGATTTCATGTCATCCGTTTGAATAAACGCCAAGGTGACCAGATCGATACCAATCACATTCTTATCGAGGTTGGTGGTGAAAGCTATGACGACCAGGCAGCGATTGATAAGCTGGAACAGATCCGAGATTCTGTATTGACCAATGATGATATTACGTTTGCAGAGATGGCTCGCAAGCACTCTGAGGATCCCAATACAGCACCACAAGGTGGTCGCGTGTTGAATCCGCAAACCGGTGAACGATTAATTGCACTCGAACAGTTAGACCCTGCTTTATACCGCATTGTCTTATTACTTGCTGAGGTTGGTGATATTTCTGAGCCAAAATCGTTTACGATGGGCGAAGAAAATGAATCGCAACGAGCGTTTCGTATTGTTCGTCTTGACCGACGTATTGAGGAGCACCGAGCAAATCTAAAACAGGATTATAACCGTATTAAACAAGCCGCTTTGCAAGAAAAGCAAGTGGAGCATATGAGTAAACTACTCTCTAAATTGCGGAATAAAATGTATGTAGAATACAAAATATCTGTTCCTAATAATGTGAGTACTGATACTGAGCAGATGCTTCCTAATGAGTCGAATGCCAATAATACAGGAACTGAGGCCGAGGTAAACTAATAATATGAGTTCTATCCCCGAGGAGTCAGTTGAGGCAGTCGACTTTTTTCAAGATTCTTTTCAGCAGATACGAAAAGAGGTTGGGAAAGTCATTATTGGGCAGGAAGAAATTTTAGATCAGCTACTGCTGTGTCTTTTTTCTCGGGGGCATTGTTTACTTATTGGGGTGCCCGGGCTTGCAAAAACATTGCTGATCCAGACGGTATCACAAACACTGAATTTAGACTTCAGTCGGATCCAATTTACGCCCGACTTGATGCCTGGTGATATTACCGGAACCGAAGTGATTGAGGATAATCGTGAAACGGGCAAGAAGAGTTTTAAATTCGTCAAAGGCCCTATTTTTGCGAATATCATTTTGGCGGATGAGATTAACCGTACCCCTCCTAAAACGCAAGCGGCTTTATTAGAAGGAATGCAGGAATTTCATATTACTGCTGCGGGACATACTTATCCCCTTGAACTGCCGTTCTTTGTTTTGGCTACACAAAATCCTATTGAACAGGAAGGAACGTATCCCCTGCCCGAGGCACAGCTCGATCGTTTTATGTTTAACCTGTGGCTCGACTATCCATCGCTCCAGGAAGAGCAGGATATTGTAAGTCAGACAACATCGTTGGGGGAAGCTGAAATCAATCCCGTTTTAAATGCAGAGCAAATTATTGAGCTGCAAGACCTTGTCAGGGAAGTACCTGTGCCCGAAGGCGTTCTGCAGTCGGCTGTAGAACTGGTTACAAAAACACGTCCACAATCGGATATTGCCCCAGAGTTCATAAAAAAATACATGAGTTGGGGAGCTGGGCCAAGAGCATCGCAATATTTAATCTTGGGAAGCAAAGCACGGGCTCTTTCACGTGGACGTTATAATGTTTCGGAAGAAGATATTCGAGCTTTGGCCAAACCGGTACTTCGTCATCGCATTGTAAATAATTATGCGGCCGAAGCCGAGGGATTAACCGTAGACAAGCTGATTGGAATGTTGCTCGAGGAAATGTAAAGACAACCGCTGTGGACTTCATTTTTCAAGGATTTCAAGCCTCTCTGCCCCTTTGGGTATATATCCTGATTTTTATCAGTACTACAGTCTTATCGTGGTGGTCATATTCAACTATTCAGAGTGTTCCAAAAAAGTTTCGCTATACCCTGATTACGTTGCGTGCATTGGTTTTTGGAATTCTCTTGCTGGTACTGATTAATCCGTTCATAAAGACAGAAACATCCTACTTAGAACCAGCTAATATTTTAGTATTACTGGATAATTCAGCGAGCACTAATATTCAAAAAGCTGATTATCAAGGCCGTGACAGTTATAACGAAGTCCTAAACACATTACGTTTTCCAGAGTCTGATGCGGTTAATCTAAATCCTTTATCTTTTGGGAATCGCGTAAACCCCACTTCCTTTGATAGCTTAACATTTAATGACGACCAGACAGACCTTTCTGCCGCAGTAGAAGCCATCCAAGGTCAAGAAAATGATATTAATGCAGCTATTTTGGTTAGTGATGGTATTTATACAATGGGCAGAAATCCTATTTATGAGACATCTGACTTGGAGATACCTGTTTTTACGATCGGAGTGGGTGATACGACCATTCAGGAGGATGTGTTGGTTTCTTCAATATCAACAAACTCGAGTGGTTACCTGAATACTACACAATCTGTTACTGTAACAATTAATAGTCAGGGGTTTCAGGGAGCTTCAATACCGGTTGAGCTTAGAAAGGGGGACGAAATTTTATCAACGAAGACCGTTGTACCAGAAATAGAGAATAGTAGCTCAGAAATAAATTTTGAGCTTTTGCTTAATCAGGAAGGATTACAGCAGTACGAAATTCATATCCCTACCCTGGAAGGAGAATGGACTGCCGAAAATAATACGCAACGGTTTAGTATTGATGTCCAGGATACTAAGCAGCGTATTTTATCTTTGGCTCTCGAAGTTCATCCTGATGTTCGATTTGTACGATCACTATTGCTTTCGGATGAAAATACCAGCCTCACAAACCGAACATGGTTGCAAGGTAATCGTTTTATTGAAGGAGATTTTGATGTTGATCCCGATTCGCTTGACTTAGTAATTATTCATGGATATCCCCAAACAGGATTATCTGCCGATATAGAAACGAGGCTAAAGTTAATAATCGAAGAAGTGCCCTATATTGTGGCAGCTACTCCGCAATTTGGGGCCGGACGATTTGAAGAAGAGATTGCACAGCTGCCGGTTAATGCAGGTGATCTCAGGAATTATTCACCTGTAACGTTACATTTAAACATCGAGAATACTGACCATCCTATTCTTGAGTTAACCCCTGTAACTTTTAATCGGCTCCCGCCTTTGGCATTTCCAACTGATAATATAATGCCCGTAACGGGGACACAGGTATTATTTCAAAGTGTACATCAGGGAGAACCCACTGGGCAACCTGTAATTACGGTTCAAGAGCTTGGTAATAGACGTCAAGCGATGATAGCTGCTTTTAACTGGTATCGATATCAACAAAATCCGAATGCCGAGGTTCAGCAATTTGTACGACAGCTATGGCAAAATATAATTAGCTGGACTGCTACTGATCCTGATAATGAATTGCTCGATATGCAGCCACAGAAATCATCGTTTTCAGGATCTGAAAATGTGATGTTTAATGCCAGCTTGGTGAATGAGCGCGGTGAAAGTGAGCCGGATGCAAACATTATGGTTACCATTCAGTCGGACTCAATGGAGAGCCGTACCTATTCGATGGAGCATGTCAATAACGGAAATTATCGACTGAATCTTACGCCGTTGCCGGAAGGTTTGTATTCATTCGAGGGTTCGGCACAAAAGGGAGATCGGGTTTTAGATACCCAAAAAGGTAAGTTTTCAGTGAGTGCTTCGAATGCTGAGTTTATTAATACAACCAGGAATGATCAGCTGCTACGTCAGCTTGCCCAGCGTACCGATGGAGAATATATTCCTTTTGATTCACTGGCCAATTTTTGGGATCGTTTGAATGGCCGTGAACTGTTGAATTCACAGGAGAAAACAGAAACCGATTTCTTTTATTTACATCAACATTTGGGGTGGTTTCTTCTTATGATTCTCCTATTGTGTGCAGAATGGATTATCCGAAAGTATCTCTCCCTACCCTGATTTATAATACAGCTGATTCTCCAATTGATATTGTTCCCTTACCAGCATCTATTGAAGCTTGTAAACCAACGGGAAGAGTTGTCATGTTTTCGATATGCCCTATTAACGCTCCCGAAAATGCCGGGATACCAAGGGGCTTAATATGGTCATTTAGTACGTCATGTAATGATTGACTGTATGAATTTGAGGGATCACAGCTGTTACATTGTCCTAATACAAAGCCTGATATTTGGTCGAGTACGCCATTTAACTTAAGCTGTGTTAACATGCGATCAATGCGATATACGGCTTCACCCACATCTTCAATAAACAGGATATTGTCTTGCCATTGGGGCAAGTAATCTGATCCCATCATGGCTGATAGTACGGTTAAATTCCCGCCTAAAAGACGTCCCGAAACTTGGCCGGGGGTAATCACCGATAATGAATTGCAGTCGTCACACAACTTGCCTTCAGGTATTTCAGCTATATAATCGTTGGTTCCATGTAATACATCTCGGAAATGCTGGACAGTAAAATCTGTCCAATCCGATTTTCCTACGGGACCATGAAAAGTAATTAATCCGGTTTTAGCATAAATTGCCAGTAGCAATGTAGTAATGTCACTGAATCCCACAATTATTTTGGGATTATTTTGAATCAGATCAAAATCAATAAGTGGCAACAGGCGATTACAGCCCCAGCCGCCTCTAAAAGGCAAGATGGCACCTACTGAATCATCAGCAAACATGGCATGCAGGTCAGCGACTCGCTCTTTATCAGTTCCGGCCAGATAGCCGTTGGTGTTACGCGCATTGGGGCCTTCTTTAACGGTATAACCCAGTTTTTGTATTTGATCTACAATCTTATCGTACTGCTTGCGCTCAGGTAAGATAAACCCCGGACTTATGAGTCCAATCGTATCGCCTTTTTTTAGTGCTGTAGGCTTGATCGTTGGGTTTTTAGTGCCGTTAGAATGTATACTTGACCCAAATAGCGATCCTAATCCACCAGCAGATATCAGTCGTAGAAATCCTTTGCGATCCATCATTAATCAATAGAGTTATATAGGTTATTTGTTTCAATGATTTGTTCAACCTCTTTCGGAACCAGGTTGGAAATATCGTTGCCGGTTCGTACCAACTCTCTAACTTCGGTTGAAGAGACAGCTATGGGATGGTGATTGATGAAATAAGTATTTTTCAGGATAGAGTCATCCATGTTTTTTGTATTGGTTCCCGGCCGTTTGGCTACCAGAAGGTTACAGTGTGCAAGAATTTGTTGCCAATCTTTCCAGCTTTTAAAATCCTGAAAAGAGTCTCCTCCAATACAAAGAAAGAACTTGTGCTGCGGATAGGTTTCGTATAAGTATTTAAGGGTTTGAATAGTATATGAAGGTTGAGAGAGCTTATTCTCAAGGTCGCTAACGTTAACTCCTTCAATATCTCCAAATGCCGCTTGCAGCATTTTTAACCGATAACGATAGTCAGCAAGCGAAGTTTCTGTTTTATGAGGTGGGTCGGGGGTTAAAAGAACCCATAACTCATCAATATAATCAGATTCCAGAAATGATTTTGCAATAGAAATATGCCCCTTGTGTACAGGGTCAAAACTCCCCCCTAATATTCCTATGCTCTTCCCGGGGGGTGACATTAATTTGTATTTGTTGTTTGTGTATTCTGTTCAGCTTGCTGGACCTCCTCCTCCTCTTCTTCTTCAACAACAGGAATATCATCAGGGAGCTCAGCTATTGCTGATCGTGCTTCATCAACAAGCTCTTCAGCCTCTTCGCGATGTTCCCCATTTGGGAATAACTGAATAAACGTTTCGTAAGATTCTATTGCCTTTTGATAACGTTCTTTTTGCCGTGGAAGAATACTACGACTTGCATACGTATTATAGGTTTCTATTTCATCCACTAAAGCACGTTGCGCCCATTTGGTCTCGGGATATTTGTCAATCGTTAAATCGTAATAAATGATAGCTGCTTCATAGCGATCAGTCCGCATATACATATTTGCTGAATGATACAGCTTCTTAGCCAGCTTAGATCGCATTTCGGATATATATATTCCTACCTCATCAGCCCGTTCCGAGTTTGGGAAACGAGAAGTG of the Fodinibius sp. Rm-B-1B1-1 genome contains:
- a CDS encoding thymidine kinase; amino-acid sequence: MLNEPSFVPQKVGWIEVICGGMFSGKTEELIRRAKRAHIAGQKVVVVKPKVDNRYDDENVVSHNQNSLPGLVVDTADQIVLLTGEAEVVCIDEAQFFDKQLMNVANTLANDGKRVIVAGLDMDFEGRPFEPMPQMLAIAEYVTKLHAVCAESGTMAHYSQRVVENKERVLVGETDAYEPRARHCYRPPVDKRRGKPITPIKKQDNINEENGS
- a CDS encoding vWA domain-containing protein, which translates into the protein MDFIFQGFQASLPLWVYILIFISTTVLSWWSYSTIQSVPKKFRYTLITLRALVFGILLLVLINPFIKTETSYLEPANILVLLDNSASTNIQKADYQGRDSYNEVLNTLRFPESDAVNLNPLSFGNRVNPTSFDSLTFNDDQTDLSAAVEAIQGQENDINAAILVSDGIYTMGRNPIYETSDLEIPVFTIGVGDTTIQEDVLVSSISTNSSGYLNTTQSVTVTINSQGFQGASIPVELRKGDEILSTKTVVPEIENSSSEINFELLLNQEGLQQYEIHIPTLEGEWTAENNTQRFSIDVQDTKQRILSLALEVHPDVRFVRSLLLSDENTSLTNRTWLQGNRFIEGDFDVDPDSLDLVIIHGYPQTGLSADIETRLKLIIEEVPYIVAATPQFGAGRFEEEIAQLPVNAGDLRNYSPVTLHLNIENTDHPILELTPVTFNRLPPLAFPTDNIMPVTGTQVLFQSVHQGEPTGQPVITVQELGNRRQAMIAAFNWYRYQQNPNAEVQQFVRQLWQNIISWTATDPDNELLDMQPQKSSFSGSENVMFNASLVNERGESEPDANIMVTIQSDSMESRTYSMEHVNNGNYRLNLTPLPEGLYSFEGSAQKGDRVLDTQKGKFSVSASNAEFINTTRNDQLLRQLAQRTDGEYIPFDSLANFWDRLNGRELLNSQEKTETDFFYLHQHLGWFLLMILLLCAEWIIRKYLSLP
- a CDS encoding LD-carboxypeptidase, with the translated sequence MMDRKGFLRLISAGGLGSLFGSSIHSNGTKNPTIKPTALKKGDTIGLISPGFILPERKQYDKIVDQIQKLGYTVKEGPNARNTNGYLAGTDKERVADLHAMFADDSVGAILPFRGGWGCNRLLPLIDFDLIQNNPKIIVGFSDITTLLLAIYAKTGLITFHGPVGKSDWTDFTVQHFRDVLHGTNDYIAEIPEGKLCDDCNSLSVITPGQVSGRLLGGNLTVLSAMMGSDYLPQWQDNILFIEDVGEAVYRIDRMLTQLKLNGVLDQISGFVLGQCNSCDPSNSYSQSLHDVLNDHIKPLGIPAFSGALIGHIENMTTLPVGLQASIDAGKGTISIGESAVL
- a CDS encoding NupC/NupG family nucleoside CNT transporter, producing MIDILRGMIGMVAIIGISMLFSTNRKAINWRLVGTGLGIQFVLAIFILKGRQMAEYWSPLGWPKDFFSWVSSFFVIVLDFTTEGAKFIFGDLAKSPGMDGSMGNFFAFQVLPTIIFFASLTAILYHYGILQRIVKYMAKGMQKIMGTSGAESLSVISNIFVGQTEAPLVIEPYIEKMTRSELLAVMTGGMATIAGGVMAAYVQMLGNSYAQAHDVALDVGRLMFAEQLLGASLMAAPAALVIAKIMYPEDDEPVTKGEVDMKIEQTDANGIDAAATGAGTGLKLAANVGAMLLAFIALLAMGNYFLESIGSFTGINSLITDGKLTIERVLGWVIAPIAFIVGVPWADAINMGSLLGTKVVLNEFVAYLQLSEMVSASAISEKTVRMATFALCGFANFSSIAIQIGGIGGLAPSRKSELAEFGLKAVLAGTLANLMTATIAGILF
- a CDS encoding lactate 2-monooxygenase, which translates into the protein MASKASGKPFSRRRQTDIFLGSLKGEKRTIPIDFNKLRLAAKEHLSDEAYAYIAGSAGRESTKRANRDGFSQWKIVPRMLNDVSQCDTEITLFGNRYPAPFLLAPIGVLDMAHPGADLAVAKAAASEDIPFIFSSQASVDMETCSSAMGNSPRWFQLYWSTSNELVESFVRRAESCGCEAIVLTLDTTMLGWRPRDLDLDYLPFLRGRGIAQYSSDPVFQRLMQTELGDADEPPKLTWSSIKALIQMAKNYPGGFWNNLLSKDPRRAVKTFIECYSRPSLTWDDLSFLRSLTDLPILLKGILNPNDAKKAIEHDMDGIIVSNHGGRQVDGAISAIEALPNIIKEVNGDIPVLMDSGIRSGSDMYKAIALGADAVLLGRPYTYGLGISGEQGVREVLKNYRADFELTMALSGCRTVSEISEEHLESV
- the der gene encoding ribosome biogenesis GTPase Der — its product is MLPVVSIVGRPNVGKSTIFNRLIGSRKAIVDDQYGVTRDRHYGESFWNGREFNVIDTGGYLPDETDIMIQGIREQVHIAIEESDVILFVVDTEAGITSLDQSVAQMLRQEEKPVLLVANKADNEERELNATEFYGLGFEELHPISALSGRGTGDLLDKLTELLPEEKDEPESSIPKLTVVGRPNVGKSSFINALLDDERCIVTDIPGTTRDSINSKLIYNENEYILIDTAGLRKKAKVKENVEFYSTVRTDRALKECDVALLMLDAMRGFEEQDKRILRNAAKYNKGIVILLNKWDLVPDKDTNIHKEFEEYVYSRVPMMKWIPIVSISALHRKRIHKVIDVADKVLEERKKTIKTSDLNDFIERILKEKQLPVRRGVPLKIKYGTQVKSNPPVFKFFMNKPSELPASYRRYIENKIREEFKFTGVPITMRFVQK
- a CDS encoding peptidylprolyl isomerase; this encodes MNKVYLLLFFVVSLTLTPFLTHAQNKSSEKKLDQIVAVVNDHIVLKSDVDQEVQQYLMQLQQQQNQRVSFSDDIWYTVLENIIDRYVMLDQAKRDSIVVSDEMVDQQINQRINSFIDQVGSEQALEEQMGQSIVQIRADLRDNYREQMVVQQFQQQKRNKVSITRPEVEEYFNKIPQDSLPQIPEQVAVSQIVAVPPPLQDARTQARELAKQLRDSVLNHDKTIEEMARKYSDGPSASSDGKLPMMSLDDFVAEYSAAASALEPGEISQVVETSFGFHVIRLNKRQGDQIDTNHILIEVGGESYDDQAAIDKLEQIRDSVLTNDDITFAEMARKHSEDPNTAPQGGRVLNPQTGERLIALEQLDPALYRIVLLLAEVGDISEPKSFTMGEENESQRAFRIVRLDRRIEEHRANLKQDYNRIKQAALQEKQVEHMSKLLSKLRNKMYVEYKISVPNNVSTDTEQMLPNESNANNTGTEAEVN
- a CDS encoding MoxR family ATPase; this translates as MSSIPEESVEAVDFFQDSFQQIRKEVGKVIIGQEEILDQLLLCLFSRGHCLLIGVPGLAKTLLIQTVSQTLNLDFSRIQFTPDLMPGDITGTEVIEDNRETGKKSFKFVKGPIFANIILADEINRTPPKTQAALLEGMQEFHITAAGHTYPLELPFFVLATQNPIEQEGTYPLPEAQLDRFMFNLWLDYPSLQEEQDIVSQTTSLGEAEINPVLNAEQIIELQDLVREVPVPEGVLQSAVELVTKTRPQSDIAPEFIKKYMSWGAGPRASQYLILGSKARALSRGRYNVSEEDIRALAKPVLRHRIVNNYAAEAEGLTVDKLIGMLLEEM